The DNA segment TCGAGAAGAAAAAGATAAAGCATCAACTTTAGTGGTATCCACACAATCCATGTACAATACTAAATTTTCCAACCAAAACCTTCAATTATAGCTCAGAAAGTGTTGAACAGACCAAAAATTGAATATCTTTACCACCTTGGCGAGGTGAGAAGGGATCGACAAATTCGACATGCATGTCTAGGAGAAAACTTAAGGAGTTTCATAAGAAGCAATAAAGAACGTATTGAAAAGGCATATCTTGACATGCATACGGGCTAGAAGAAACACCAAACTGTTCTCCCAGATTTGGAAAATAAAATCAGAATAACCAACTGCAGTAAACTTATGAGTCCAAAGCTGAGCTCCCAATTCCCCAAAGAAAAAATTGTATGACATTGCTTAAGAGGACAAAAGTACCTGAACGAGGGACCTTTGAAGGCTGAAGAATCCAGGGCTGATGATAGAATGTAGTTCACGTTTTGAATTTCAAAGTCACAACCATCACCAACTTGGGCAGTTGCTACACAATCAAACTCTAGCACGGAACTCAAGCCAGGCTTCTTCACACCTACTTTCATGAAAGCTTCCCTGGGAAATTTCACATTTTCATTAGAGCTCTCAGCACCCAATAAAGCAGAAACAGCAACTTCCTCCCCTGATTCGCATCTCCTGCGTAGAACCACATCTTGAGATTGTGGTGAATCCCAATCTACAACAAAATCTCCAAAGCTTCTACTTTCATCATTCTGCattaataaaaaaaggaaaacaaaacataAAAAGTGCTCAGATAGTCTACAAGAAGAAGAACTATAAATTGCAGCATAGTTACCCATCGACCATAATAAAGGTGATTTCAGCTTCTATAGGCTGGACTAATGTGTCTTTGAAGGGAAAATAGATAACAGAGGAACAGATGAAAAACGTTTTATACAAGACATAAGGTGAATGCAGCCATCAATCCATCATCAACACTTCTTCCACCGCATATTGATGTTATAGCAGCTTTATTTTATTGTCCCTCCGgaaaaaaagaaactttttggTTGTGGTAACAAGGAACACCACTGTCATAATTTAGCCGACTTCGTGGAATACTTAACAGAGTCT comes from the Nicotiana sylvestris chromosome 4, ASM39365v2, whole genome shotgun sequence genome and includes:
- the LOC104242924 gene encoding uncharacterized protein At2g39795, mitochondrial, encoding MRRVPTVLFQAGKAIGDLDLLKIVQSEINHELSAKPFQNDESRSFGDFVVDWDSPQSQDVVLRRRCESGEEVAVSALLGAESSNENVKFPREAFMKVGVKKPGLSSVLEFDCVATAQVGDGCDFEIQNVNYILSSALDSSAFKGPSFSFFSSLDQKLQDELYKYLEARGVSKSFADSLLLHLHKKEQGQYVDWLHKLQAVVTPNDDADNTAREI